Proteins encoded within one genomic window of Bermanella sp. WJH001:
- a CDS encoding spondin domain-containing protein, protein MKTLTLLALGSLLLLAGCGSSSDSVESDTAGDVNFRVTFTTTWNGTDFPTNYPSNAHWSPLVGTVHNEQVIFWAPNDQPATAGIKSMAETGSTSAFDSEIQTAKAAGYSQGRIQASGISTGSGITSIEFSTSDTYPLLTLTSMVAPSPDWFVGVHGLALQDEEGEWIETQTINLEIYDAGTDDGVQFTSANSDTSSQNLSISLLSSDRADTDIENGQHFSSGKYVGTLLIEKI, encoded by the coding sequence ATGAAAACGCTTACTTTATTGGCTCTAGGTAGCTTACTTTTATTAGCTGGTTGTGGCTCAAGCAGTGATTCGGTTGAAAGCGATACAGCTGGTGATGTGAATTTTCGAGTGACCTTTACCACCACTTGGAATGGCACAGATTTCCCCACAAATTACCCAAGTAATGCCCATTGGTCACCCCTTGTTGGCACCGTTCATAATGAACAAGTTATTTTTTGGGCCCCTAATGATCAGCCAGCCACCGCCGGCATTAAAAGCATGGCGGAAACCGGCAGTACTTCTGCGTTTGATTCTGAAATTCAAACTGCTAAAGCGGCGGGATACAGCCAAGGGCGCATTCAAGCTTCTGGAATTAGCACTGGCAGTGGTATTACCAGCATTGAGTTTTCAACGTCAGATACCTACCCACTACTCACTTTAACCAGCATGGTTGCACCTAGCCCAGACTGGTTTGTGGGCGTACACGGTTTAGCATTACAAGATGAAGAAGGTGAATGGATTGAAACACAAACCATTAACCTTGAAATTTATGATGCAGGTACAGATGACGGCGTACAATTTACTTCTGCAAATAGTGATACCAGCTCGCAAAACCTATCTATCAGCTTACTCAGCTCAGATCGTGCCGATACCGATATAGAAAATGGTCAACACTTCAGTTCAGGTAAATATGTTGGCACCTTATTGATTGAAAAAATTTAA
- the aspS gene encoding aspartate--tRNA ligase: MRSHYCGEITEKLVDETVTFCGWVHRRRDHGGVIFLDVRDREGLVQVVFDPDTVEAFNTADSVRSEYVVQITGLVRARPAGSENDNMTTGKIEILGKAINILNKANTPPFPLDDYSPVGEDVRLKYRYMDLRRDEMQQNLRFRHKVTTQIRNILDQQGFLDIETPILTRATPEGARDYLVPSRTHQGSFFALPQSPQLFKQLLMVSGFDRYYQIAKCFRDEDLRADRQPEFTQIDMEASFIEEKDIMGAAESMIKAVFKDQMDIDLGEFPHMPYSEAMSRFGSDKPDLRIPMELVDVAEFLQDIEFKVFAGPAKDPKGRVAALKVPGGAELSRKQIDEYTKFVGIYGAKGLAWIKVNEIEKGVEGLQSPIIKFIGDDNTMKIMEKIEAKNGDIVFFGADKETIVNEALGALRVKLGLDLNMLIKEWAPMWVVDFPMFEETSDGGLTAIHHPFTAPSCTPEELKADPAKALSRAYDMVLNGCELGGGSIRIHDQEMQKVVFEILNITEEEQREKFGFLLDALQFGAPPHGGLAFGLDRLIMLMTGSESIREVIAFPKTQSAACVMTMAPGVVETKNLREVGIQLRAKETK; the protein is encoded by the coding sequence ATGCGCAGCCATTACTGTGGTGAAATTACAGAAAAATTGGTCGATGAGACCGTAACATTTTGCGGTTGGGTACACCGTCGCCGTGACCATGGTGGCGTTATCTTCCTTGACGTTCGCGACCGTGAAGGTTTGGTTCAGGTGGTATTTGACCCTGATACGGTTGAAGCATTCAATACCGCAGACAGTGTTCGTAGCGAATACGTGGTGCAAATTACAGGTCTTGTGCGTGCTCGCCCAGCCGGTAGTGAAAACGACAACATGACCACGGGTAAGATTGAGATCCTTGGTAAAGCGATCAACATCTTAAACAAAGCGAATACGCCTCCGTTCCCATTAGATGATTACAGCCCAGTGGGTGAAGATGTTCGTCTTAAGTATCGTTATATGGACTTACGTCGTGATGAAATGCAGCAAAACTTGCGTTTCCGTCACAAAGTGACCACTCAAATTCGTAACATTTTGGATCAGCAAGGTTTCCTAGATATCGAAACCCCAATTTTGACCCGTGCAACCCCAGAAGGTGCTCGTGATTACTTGGTGCCTAGCCGTACTCACCAAGGTTCATTCTTTGCCTTGCCGCAGTCTCCTCAATTGTTCAAGCAATTGTTGATGGTGTCGGGTTTTGATCGCTACTACCAAATCGCCAAATGTTTCCGTGATGAAGACTTACGTGCTGACCGTCAGCCTGAATTTACTCAGATTGATATGGAAGCGTCTTTCATTGAAGAGAAAGACATCATGGGTGCTGCTGAAAGCATGATTAAAGCAGTATTCAAAGATCAAATGGATATTGATTTGGGTGAATTCCCACACATGCCATACAGCGAAGCCATGAGCCGTTTTGGTTCTGATAAGCCTGACCTGCGTATTCCTATGGAATTAGTGGACGTGGCTGAATTCTTACAAGATATCGAATTCAAGGTATTCGCTGGCCCAGCTAAAGACCCTAAGGGTCGTGTTGCTGCTCTTAAAGTACCAGGCGGTGCTGAACTGTCTCGTAAGCAAATCGATGAATACACGAAATTTGTTGGTATTTACGGTGCTAAAGGTCTGGCTTGGATCAAGGTTAACGAGATTGAAAAAGGCGTTGAAGGCCTGCAGTCTCCAATCATTAAGTTCATCGGCGATGACAATACCATGAAGATCATGGAAAAAATCGAAGCGAAGAACGGCGACATCGTATTCTTTGGTGCCGATAAAGAAACCATCGTAAACGAAGCACTAGGTGCTCTGCGTGTGAAACTAGGTCTAGATCTAAACATGCTAATCAAAGAATGGGCGCCAATGTGGGTTGTTGATTTCCCAATGTTTGAAGAAACTTCAGACGGCGGTTTAACTGCCATTCACCACCCATTCACAGCGCCTTCTTGCACGCCAGAAGAGTTAAAAGCAGACCCAGCCAAAGCCTTGTCCCGTGCATACGACATGGTATTAAACGGTTGTGAGCTTGGTGGTGGTTCGATCCGTATTCACGATCAAGAAATGCAAAAAGTGGTATTTGAAATTCTGAACATCACTGAAGAAGAGCAACGTGAGAAGTTTGGCTTCTTACTAGACGCACTGCAATTTGGTGCACCACCACACGGTGGTTTAGCATTCGGTCTTGACCGTTTAATCATGCTAATGACGGGCTCTGAAAGCATCCGTGAAGTGATCGCGTTCCCTAAAACGCAATCTGCGGCGTGTGTCATGACCATGGCACCAGGTGTGGTTGAAACGAAAAACCTACGTGAAGTGGGTATTCAGTTACGCGCCAAAGAAACCAAGTAA
- a CDS encoding HD domain-containing phosphohydrolase: MANLTIANFDVDLVSDLKDELEEKRQCCNDHLLNLEGKPDSIDTINLLFRDVHTVKGDLGIMGISQYLPLLQAIEDILDTLRKQQNKYTPALGDVLLLSLDMTFNELDKFINGIDDFNQANYNELASQITKLATLSNHDYDQQILSVLQRMAPETTPVEELEEMQNKLYFTEQEINEEVAFFMQLSLLVDQRSPYGPGRTERMFELAMNMNQLAGNPIDTNQLQTALYLHDLAMAFFPKGMADKASALSHKDWQWVKSHVTLVHQMISSFEVWDSAAEIILHHHERIDGSGYPNALKENEICEGAKLLAIVDTFEAITQTRAYQQSQQRPMVRAIVEINQQAGSLFCPIWVEHFNQAVKRLHIKIAKK, from the coding sequence ATGGCAAACCTAACAATCGCCAATTTTGATGTTGATCTGGTCAGCGATCTAAAAGATGAGCTAGAAGAAAAGCGCCAATGCTGCAATGACCACCTGCTCAATCTAGAAGGCAAGCCCGACAGCATCGATACCATTAACCTGCTTTTTCGTGATGTTCACACGGTTAAAGGGGATCTTGGCATTATGGGCATAAGCCAATATCTCCCGCTATTACAGGCCATCGAAGACATACTGGACACCCTCAGAAAACAACAAAACAAATACACCCCTGCACTGGGTGACGTATTGCTGCTGAGTCTAGACATGACCTTTAATGAGCTAGATAAGTTCATAAACGGCATTGATGACTTTAACCAAGCAAACTATAACGAATTAGCAAGCCAAATCACCAAGCTCGCTACCTTGTCTAATCACGACTATGACCAACAGATATTAAGTGTTCTGCAACGCATGGCTCCAGAAACCACACCCGTAGAAGAGCTCGAAGAAATGCAAAACAAGCTGTATTTCACCGAGCAAGAAATCAACGAAGAAGTGGCGTTTTTCATGCAGTTGAGCTTGTTAGTAGATCAACGCAGCCCCTATGGCCCTGGTCGCACAGAGCGCATGTTTGAACTGGCCATGAATATGAATCAACTAGCCGGCAACCCCATCGATACGAATCAGTTACAAACTGCGCTGTATTTACACGACCTCGCGATGGCGTTTTTTCCTAAAGGCATGGCCGATAAAGCCAGTGCCCTGAGCCATAAAGATTGGCAGTGGGTTAAAAGTCACGTGACACTGGTTCACCAGATGATCAGTAGTTTTGAGGTTTGGGACAGCGCTGCAGAAATTATTTTACACCACCACGAACGCATCGACGGCAGTGGCTACCCCAATGCACTTAAAGAAAATGAAATCTGCGAAGGCGCAAAACTACTAGCCATTGTCGATACATTTGAAGCCATCACTCAAACCCGAGCCTACCAACAAAGTCAACAACGACCAATGGTAAGAGCCATTGTAGAAATCAATCAGCAAGCCGGTTCACTTTTTTGCCCTATCTGGGTAGAGCACTTTAATCAAGCTGTTAAACGCCTTCACATAAAAATAGCTAAAAAATAG
- a CDS encoding HU family DNA-binding protein translates to MAAKKTAKKAAVKKPAAKKTAAKKAPAKAAPAKKLTAVAERYNKTQILTEIAENTELTKKQVQAVLDNLGDVIERHVKKRAVGEFVLPGLLKIQAVKKPAKKARKGINPFTGEETTFKAKPASIAVKIRPLKKLKEMAE, encoded by the coding sequence ATGGCAGCTAAAAAAACCGCAAAGAAAGCAGCAGTTAAAAAACCAGCCGCTAAAAAAACCGCCGCTAAAAAAGCACCAGCAAAAGCCGCACCAGCTAAAAAGTTGACCGCTGTTGCCGAGCGTTATAACAAAACACAAATCCTAACTGAAATTGCAGAAAACACTGAACTGACTAAAAAACAAGTTCAAGCAGTTTTAGACAACCTAGGCGACGTAATCGAACGTCACGTTAAAAAGCGTGCAGTTGGTGAGTTCGTTCTTCCTGGTCTACTAAAAATCCAAGCCGTTAAAAAGCCTGCGAAGAAAGCCCGTAAAGGTATTAACCCTTTCACTGGTGAAGAAACAACGTTCAAAGCGAAGCCTGCTTCAATTGCAGTTAAAATTCGCCCACTGAAAAAACTTAAAGAAATGGCTGAATAA
- a CDS encoding SGNH/GDSL hydrolase family protein: MLYRRVLLQLCWYLITPLFLLCIPQALHIKKTALRLPEAKGDHTVTIGANEKRLKFNHYGESTVAGVGVELLKDALSAQLCQTLTSELQAQNTRVQCHITGQNGIRFSELNSLIAQQKEPADFTIITMGVNDTTGFTSVKRWQQSILQSITLLQQNRPAPIFFTQVPPMAQFPALPAPLRYVLGFRAYLLNFELQRICAQHKHCHYIGSKLLVEKDMMAKDGYHPSALGYAAWAKQITPEILKILQCSQ, encoded by the coding sequence ATGCTTTATAGACGCGTATTGCTGCAATTATGTTGGTATTTGATAACCCCACTATTTCTACTGTGCATACCGCAAGCGTTACACATAAAAAAGACGGCTCTTCGATTACCTGAAGCCAAAGGCGATCACACGGTTACCATTGGGGCTAATGAAAAAAGACTCAAATTTAACCATTATGGTGAGTCAACCGTAGCAGGGGTTGGTGTTGAGTTGCTCAAGGATGCGCTAAGCGCACAACTATGCCAAACGCTAACATCTGAACTGCAAGCGCAAAACACCCGTGTGCAATGTCATATTACAGGGCAAAATGGCATTCGTTTTAGCGAACTTAACTCCCTGATCGCCCAACAAAAAGAACCAGCAGACTTTACCATTATCACCATGGGCGTTAACGACACCACTGGGTTTACATCAGTTAAACGTTGGCAACAAAGTATTCTTCAAAGCATTACGTTATTACAACAAAACCGCCCTGCACCTATCTTTTTTACCCAGGTGCCTCCCATGGCACAGTTCCCTGCGCTGCCTGCCCCACTTAGATATGTACTAGGGTTTCGTGCCTATCTATTAAATTTTGAACTACAAAGAATCTGCGCACAACACAAACACTGTCACTACATTGGCAGTAAATTATTAGTAGAAAAAGACATGATGGCCAAAGACGGGTATCACCCAAGCGCACTTGGCTATGCAGCTTGGGCTAAACAAATCACACCAGAAATATTAAAAATATTGCAGTGCTCACAATAA
- a CDS encoding HIT domain-containing protein, which translates to MYKLDTQLQQDTVRLGQFKLCDVLLMNDSQFPWVILVPRRSTTSELYQLSTEERYLQSDESAYVSQRLDDYFEADSMNIAALGNVVPQLHIHHVVRKKSDPCWPKPIWGAIDPVPYSKEALEKMVDELTLLFSDKFVTPSANDGDALY; encoded by the coding sequence ATGTACAAATTAGATACTCAGCTTCAACAAGATACTGTGCGTTTAGGCCAGTTTAAACTTTGTGATGTGTTATTGATGAACGATTCTCAATTTCCATGGGTGATTTTGGTGCCTCGTCGTAGTACAACTAGCGAGTTATACCAGTTGTCCACTGAGGAGCGTTACTTGCAGTCTGATGAGTCCGCTTATGTAAGCCAACGTTTAGATGACTATTTTGAAGCCGATAGCATGAATATAGCGGCATTGGGAAATGTGGTGCCTCAGCTTCATATTCACCACGTTGTTCGTAAAAAAAGTGACCCGTGCTGGCCTAAGCCAATTTGGGGAGCAATTGATCCGGTACCTTACTCAAAAGAAGCCCTTGAGAAAATGGTGGATGAATTAACTCTGCTGTTTAGTGATAAGTTTGTAACACCGTCAGCGAATGATGGCGATGCACTTTATTAA
- a CDS encoding GNAT family N-acetyltransferase: MQWLNSIDQAPAHLWQGSYPFIQQNFIRALESGGSINQQTGWQGHFLYDEHSSYLLPSFIKHHSYGEYVFDWAWAEAYQQHGLQYYPKLIIAAPFTPASGPRIIHNSHQPLDGQIISQNIQNHCLEHNLSGAHILFCNQQEHTLLKDHNWHERKSVQFHWFNYGYKDFDDFLSRFKSRKRKAVIKERTSIQKNNIEIKWLNINEMTKTLWQFFYQCYQSTYNMRGMQGYLTLDSFYALAQNMAHQIKIVMAFHDSKPIGCALYFQDDKNLYGRYWGAIADVPNLHFELCYYQGIEYCIKHGLQHFDPGTQGEHKISRGFEPIYTSSLHHLQHQGFHDAVGNFVVEEAKSLKLYKQDCYNALPFNEQCMPDVRDEPYL; this comes from the coding sequence ATGCAATGGCTAAATTCAATTGATCAAGCCCCTGCGCACCTTTGGCAAGGCTCATATCCCTTTATACAGCAAAACTTTATACGGGCATTGGAGTCAGGCGGTTCAATTAACCAACAAACGGGCTGGCAAGGTCATTTTTTATACGACGAACATTCGTCCTACTTACTACCCAGTTTTATTAAACACCATTCGTATGGTGAATACGTGTTTGACTGGGCTTGGGCAGAAGCCTACCAACAACACGGACTCCAGTACTACCCTAAGCTAATTATAGCCGCCCCTTTCACACCCGCTAGCGGCCCCAGAATCATACATAATTCACACCAACCACTAGATGGCCAAATCATAAGCCAGAATATTCAAAATCATTGTTTAGAACACAACTTAAGTGGTGCCCATATATTGTTTTGCAACCAGCAAGAGCACACACTATTAAAAGACCATAACTGGCATGAACGTAAAAGCGTACAGTTTCATTGGTTTAATTATGGTTATAAGGATTTTGATGATTTTTTATCACGTTTTAAATCTCGTAAACGTAAAGCCGTGATAAAAGAGCGAACGTCAATCCAGAAAAATAATATTGAAATAAAATGGCTAAACATTAACGAAATGACCAAAACACTTTGGCAGTTTTTTTATCAGTGTTACCAATCCACCTATAATATGCGCGGCATGCAAGGTTATTTAACCCTTGATAGTTTTTATGCTTTGGCCCAAAACATGGCGCATCAAATCAAAATCGTCATGGCATTTCATGATTCCAAACCCATTGGCTGTGCACTTTATTTTCAAGATGATAAAAATTTATATGGCCGTTATTGGGGGGCCATAGCCGATGTACCAAATTTACATTTTGAACTGTGTTATTACCAAGGAATTGAATACTGCATCAAACACGGGTTACAACATTTTGATCCAGGCACCCAAGGTGAACATAAAATCAGCCGTGGATTTGAGCCTATTTATACAAGTTCATTGCATCACCTACAGCATCAAGGTTTTCATGATGCTGTTGGCAACTTTGTGGTCGAGGAAGCAAAATCACTCAAACTGTATAAACAGGATTGTTATAATGCCTTGCCATTTAATGAGCAATGCATGCCTGATGTGCGGGATGAGCCGTACTTGTGA
- the thiE gene encoding thiamine phosphate synthase, producing MSFSQEAEKKSAVLSVSAHDPLGMAGIAMDQRALASLGVHCASCITANTAQNQHNFYQLNPVPIDVFVSQLDALHAQDIFSVIKIGMIANPDQAMALVSHPIFLNKTIILDPVLAATSESDGEHQTNPHTETSNTRFLALSILLPYVDLLTPNFDEAHYLIAQLGEHTNVSELVNERALAFHDMGVKHVLLKGGHSQHMARDFYSSKTQQFYLEHDEYSHGFNRGTGCAMAALIAGVIALNYDMADAVVIAKSQMQSAWQHPFNIDEETGSLTFSAWQHNKDAHLNAPLHDQLPKVYLNAVETDLRFLPCQATLGVYPIVDRAAWLARLLPLGIRVIQLRIKDLHGVELKQEIQMSIALAEQYNCQLFINDYWQLAIECGAYGVHLGQEDIDEADLSAIANGGLRLGLSSHCFYEVARAKTIKPSYIAFGPVYATQTKDMPWVPQGETGLPYWRAQLTDFPLVAIGGIHGERFEKVKAQGVNSIAMISAITQAENPEQVCRDFIERWNI from the coding sequence ATGTCATTTTCGCAAGAAGCTGAAAAAAAATCAGCCGTGTTATCAGTATCAGCTCATGACCCATTAGGCATGGCAGGCATCGCCATGGATCAGCGTGCATTGGCTTCACTGGGCGTACATTGTGCTAGTTGCATTACAGCGAATACCGCACAAAATCAGCATAATTTTTATCAATTAAATCCAGTGCCCATTGATGTATTTGTTAGTCAACTGGATGCGCTACATGCACAAGATATTTTTAGTGTGATCAAGATTGGTATGATCGCCAACCCAGATCAAGCTATGGCATTAGTGTCACACCCAATTTTTTTAAATAAAACCATTATTTTAGATCCAGTATTAGCTGCCACTAGTGAAAGCGACGGCGAACACCAAACTAACCCTCATACTGAAACATCGAATACACGATTTTTAGCGTTAAGTATTTTGTTGCCCTATGTGGACCTATTGACCCCAAATTTTGATGAGGCCCATTATTTAATCGCGCAACTGGGTGAACATACAAATGTGAGTGAATTAGTGAATGAGCGGGCATTAGCGTTTCATGACATGGGTGTTAAACATGTGCTTTTAAAGGGTGGGCATAGTCAGCATATGGCCCGAGATTTTTATTCGAGTAAAACACAGCAATTTTATTTAGAACATGATGAATATTCTCACGGTTTTAATCGGGGTACTGGCTGCGCTATGGCGGCATTAATTGCAGGTGTAATCGCATTAAATTATGACATGGCCGATGCGGTGGTCATTGCAAAATCACAAATGCAATCTGCTTGGCAGCACCCGTTTAATATTGATGAGGAAACTGGCTCTCTAACGTTTTCAGCTTGGCAGCACAACAAAGACGCTCATTTGAATGCTCCTTTACATGACCAGTTGCCTAAGGTCTATCTTAATGCCGTAGAAACAGATCTTAGGTTTTTACCATGTCAGGCTACTTTGGGTGTCTATCCCATTGTAGATCGTGCTGCATGGTTAGCGCGTTTATTGCCGTTGGGAATACGTGTTATTCAATTGCGTATTAAAGATTTACACGGCGTTGAATTAAAACAAGAAATACAAATGAGTATTGCTCTAGCAGAGCAATATAATTGCCAATTATTTATAAATGATTATTGGCAATTAGCCATCGAATGCGGAGCCTATGGTGTGCACCTAGGTCAAGAAGACATAGACGAAGCTGATTTATCGGCCATTGCCAATGGGGGGCTGCGCTTAGGATTGAGCAGTCATTGTTTTTATGAAGTGGCTCGTGCCAAAACCATTAAACCATCTTACATTGCTTTTGGCCCAGTGTACGCAACTCAAACCAAAGACATGCCTTGGGTCCCACAAGGAGAAACCGGCTTGCCCTATTGGCGAGCCCAGTTAACGGATTTTCCTCTTGTGGCAATTGGCGGTATTCACGGTGAACGCTTTGAAAAAGTAAAAGCCCAAGGTGTGAATTCCATTGCAATGATCAGCGCCATTACCCAAGCAGAAAATCCTGAGCAAGTATGTAGGGATTTTATTGAGCGTTGGAATATTTAA
- a CDS encoding thiazole synthase: MNAKKENTPHDRFSIGGETLESRLLIGTAMYDSPSIMQASIHQSASQIMTVSLRRQLAKNEAQDNPVFWQFLQDFKQDNRFLLPNTAGCFSAKEAILTAQMARELFKTNWVKLEVIGDDYTLQPDPFQLVEAAQELIKQGFEVFPYCTDDLILCEKLLEVGCNILMPWGAPIGTGKGLMNPYALTLLRNRFPQVPMIIDAGLGKPSHATQAMEMGFDGVLLNTAIAKAQDSVTMAKAFKLAVEAGRLAYKAGCMQEQQKAVASTPVVGMPFWHHDNL, from the coding sequence ATGAATGCAAAAAAAGAGAATACACCACATGATCGTTTTTCAATTGGTGGCGAAACCTTAGAAAGCCGTTTATTAATTGGCACCGCCATGTACGACTCACCGAGCATCATGCAGGCCAGTATCCACCAATCTGCATCACAAATCATGACGGTCTCTTTGCGCAGACAGCTGGCTAAAAACGAAGCACAAGATAACCCCGTATTTTGGCAGTTTTTACAAGATTTCAAACAGGATAACCGCTTTTTATTACCCAATACCGCTGGTTGCTTTAGTGCAAAAGAGGCCATTCTTACGGCGCAAATGGCACGCGAATTATTTAAGACTAATTGGGTTAAGCTTGAAGTTATCGGTGATGACTACACCTTACAACCCGACCCATTTCAATTAGTCGAAGCGGCACAAGAACTCATCAAACAAGGTTTTGAAGTGTTCCCCTACTGCACTGATGATTTAATTTTATGCGAAAAACTTCTAGAAGTTGGCTGCAATATTTTGATGCCTTGGGGGGCACCCATTGGCACGGGTAAGGGGTTAATGAACCCCTATGCGTTAACTTTATTACGTAACCGCTTCCCACAAGTGCCCATGATTATTGATGCAGGTTTAGGCAAGCCCAGTCATGCAACACAAGCCATGGAGATGGGATTTGATGGCGTACTATTAAATACCGCGATCGCAAAAGCACAAGACAGCGTTACCATGGCAAAAGCATTTAAATTAGCCGTAGAAGCAGGTCGCTTGGCTTATAAGGCTGGTTGCATGCAAGAGCAGCAAAAAGCCGTGGCTAGCACACCGGTTGTAGGCATGCCATTTTGGCATCATGACAACTTATAA
- the thiS gene encoding sulfur carrier protein ThiS, translating into MSIRYNGERLELNESMTLLTFLQKQFDDWEAVITRSVVAVNQQFVPMQEYGSYFLQDNDDIELLTAVVGG; encoded by the coding sequence ATGAGCATTCGTTATAACGGTGAGCGATTAGAGTTAAATGAATCCATGACCTTACTGACATTTTTACAAAAGCAGTTTGATGACTGGGAGGCTGTTATTACTCGAAGTGTTGTGGCAGTGAATCAGCAGTTTGTGCCAATGCAAGAATATGGTTCGTACTTTTTGCAAGACAATGATGACATTGAACTATTAACTGCGGTGGTGGGTGGCTGA
- a CDS encoding FAD-dependent oxidoreductase produces the protein MKIAIVGAGICGSVLAYECIKRNLNVTVYEQDRQKQSCSYTAAGMLAPMAELESANTNVYKLGLRSLVLWPVLVDELTKLNHSIFYRDNGTLVLAHTQDTGSLAQFHSTLKRKLDDFDDCVSSVSASSLEPELKHFNHALHLKKEAQVDSHQVLTALHSVIAQQGEFNHSHVHTIGSHEVNGDYYDWVFDCRGLAAKDQLSLYGVRGERILLHAPEVNLQHMIRVMHPKYKLYIVPREDHHFIIGATEIESADDGPMSVRSALELLTAAYSVHKGFAEARIIRMDTGVRPTSLNHQPIVDVKEGLTRINGLYRHGYLLSPAVIEQALSDDLFQQKRQQRVNG, from the coding sequence ATGAAAATCGCAATAGTGGGGGCCGGTATTTGTGGCAGTGTACTGGCTTATGAGTGCATTAAGCGAAACCTTAACGTGACGGTGTATGAACAAGACAGGCAAAAGCAGTCTTGTTCATATACAGCTGCAGGTATGTTGGCACCCATGGCTGAATTAGAAAGCGCCAATACTAATGTTTATAAATTGGGTTTGCGCAGTCTTGTTTTATGGCCTGTTTTGGTAGATGAACTGACGAAATTAAATCATTCAATTTTCTATCGAGACAACGGCACATTGGTGTTGGCTCACACACAAGACACGGGCAGCTTAGCTCAGTTTCATAGTACTCTTAAGCGCAAGTTAGATGACTTTGATGATTGCGTCTCATCTGTTAGCGCAAGCTCACTTGAGCCAGAACTTAAACACTTTAATCATGCTTTGCATTTAAAAAAAGAGGCACAAGTTGATAGTCACCAAGTTTTAACTGCATTACATAGTGTGATTGCGCAACAAGGTGAATTTAATCATTCCCATGTTCACACCATTGGCAGCCATGAGGTAAATGGTGATTATTATGATTGGGTGTTTGACTGTCGCGGCTTAGCTGCCAAAGATCAACTGAGCTTGTATGGGGTCCGTGGTGAGCGTATTTTATTGCATGCACCAGAAGTAAATTTACAACATATGATTCGTGTCATGCATCCTAAATATAAACTTTACATTGTGCCCCGTGAAGACCATCACTTTATTATTGGTGCTACTGAAATAGAAAGTGCTGATGATGGCCCCATGAGTGTACGCTCAGCACTTGAATTATTAACAGCCGCTTACAGTGTGCATAAAGGTTTTGCAGAAGCGCGAATCATCCGTATGGATACAGGCGTGCGCCCAACCAGTTTGAATCATCAGCCTATTGTTGATGTGAAAGAGGGTTTAACGCGTATTAATGGATTGTACCGTCATGGGTATTTATTAAGCCCAGCTGTCATTGAGCAAGCATTATCTGATGATTTGTTTCAACAAAAACGACAACAGCGGGTAAACGGCTAG